Proteins encoded within one genomic window of Brassica rapa cultivar Chiifu-401-42 chromosome A09, CAAS_Brap_v3.01, whole genome shotgun sequence:
- the LOC103849604 gene encoding probable WRKY transcription factor 14 isoform X1: MCSVFEMDNYQGDLRDILRGIDGGHVLSPELAPSPPRIWPLPQPSSSDLHPINPFGDPFVSMTDPLLQELNAVTNSGYFSTADNNNNNCFLVPKVLEDDHIKSQCSVFPRIRISHSNIISDSSPCNSPVMSAHVFAAAAAASPRGVINVDTNSPRNCLLVDGNTFSSQIQISSPPNLGPKRRKSQAKKVVCIPAPAAMNSRSSGEVVPSDLWAWRKYGQKPIKGSPFPRGYYRCSSSKGCSARKQVERSRTDPNMLVITYTAEHNHPWPIQRNALAGSTRSSSNPNSSKSSTATAPTNGPPNNTHSPSSASPSPLPASAVKDEQREEDMELENVENDFGNQFSPYRPELHDQHQPDDFFADLEELEEDSLSMFLSQGVAGYGSNKTTASNGISDFVGWSGANNSNDDRDLRSF; encoded by the exons ATGTGCAGCGTCTTTGAGATGGACAATTATCAAGGAGACTTAAGGGACATCTTACGAGGAATCGATGGCGGGCACGTGTTATCGCCCGAACTTGCTCCTTCTCCTCCGAGAATCTGGCCCCTTCCACAACCATCGTCGTCAGATCTTCATCCCATAAATCCCTTTGGAGATCCATTTGTGAGCATGACTGATCCTCTCCTCCAAGAACTCAACGCCGTCACAAACTCTGGCTATTTCTCCACCGCCgacaacaataacaacaactGTTTCTTAGTTCCTAAGGTATTAGAGGATGATCATATAAAGAGTCAATGCAGTGTCTTCCCAAGAATCCGGATCTCGCATAGTAACATCATTAGCGATTCCTCTCCGTGTAATTCTCCGGTCATGTCGGCTCACGTTTTCGCAGCCGCAGCTGCCGCCTCGCCGAGAGGGGTCATCAACGTCGATACAAACAGTCCTAGAAACTGTCTATTAGTCGATGGTAACACGTTCTCGTCTCAGATTCAGATATCTTCCCCTCCGAATCTAGGCCCTAAGAGAAG GAAGAGTCAGGCAAAGAAGGTGGTGTGTATACCAGCGCCGGCTGCGATGAACAGCCGCTCAAGCGGTGAAGTGGTTCCGTCTGATCTGTGGGCTTGGCGTAAGTACGGTCAAAAACCCATTAAAGGCTCTCCTTTTCCAAG GGGTTACTATAGATGCAGCAGCTCAAAAGGTTGTTCAGCAAGGAAGCAAGTCGAAAGAAGCCGAACCGATCCAAACATGTTGGTGATTACATATACTGCCGAACATAACCATCCTTGGCCCATTCAACGCAACGCTCTTGCCGGTTCCACACGCTCCTCCTCTAACCCTAATTCCTCCAAATCCTCAACCGCAACCGCTCCAACCAATGGCCCTCCAAACAACACCCACTCGCCTTCCTCCGCCTCTCCTTCTCCTCTGCCAGCCTCCGCCGTCAAGGATgaacaaagagaagaagatatggaGTTGGAAAACGTAGAAAACGATTTCGGTAATCAGTTTTCTCCATATAGACCGGAGCTCCACGATCAGCATCAGCCAGACGATTTCTTCGCAGATCTTGAAGAGCTAGAAGAAGATTCTCTAAGCATGTTTCTTTCTCAAGGCGTCGCCGGCTACGGGAGCAATAAAACGACGGCGTCCAATGGGATCAGCGATTTCGTCGGTTGGTCTGGGGCAAATAATAGTAACGACGACCGAGACTTAAGGTCGTTCTAG
- the LOC103849604 gene encoding probable WRKY transcription factor 14 isoform X2 produces MDNYQGDLRDILRGIDGGHVLSPELAPSPPRIWPLPQPSSSDLHPINPFGDPFVSMTDPLLQELNAVTNSGYFSTADNNNNNCFLVPKVLEDDHIKSQCSVFPRIRISHSNIISDSSPCNSPVMSAHVFAAAAAASPRGVINVDTNSPRNCLLVDGNTFSSQIQISSPPNLGPKRRKSQAKKVVCIPAPAAMNSRSSGEVVPSDLWAWRKYGQKPIKGSPFPRGYYRCSSSKGCSARKQVERSRTDPNMLVITYTAEHNHPWPIQRNALAGSTRSSSNPNSSKSSTATAPTNGPPNNTHSPSSASPSPLPASAVKDEQREEDMELENVENDFGNQFSPYRPELHDQHQPDDFFADLEELEEDSLSMFLSQGVAGYGSNKTTASNGISDFVGWSGANNSNDDRDLRSF; encoded by the exons ATGGACAATTATCAAGGAGACTTAAGGGACATCTTACGAGGAATCGATGGCGGGCACGTGTTATCGCCCGAACTTGCTCCTTCTCCTCCGAGAATCTGGCCCCTTCCACAACCATCGTCGTCAGATCTTCATCCCATAAATCCCTTTGGAGATCCATTTGTGAGCATGACTGATCCTCTCCTCCAAGAACTCAACGCCGTCACAAACTCTGGCTATTTCTCCACCGCCgacaacaataacaacaactGTTTCTTAGTTCCTAAGGTATTAGAGGATGATCATATAAAGAGTCAATGCAGTGTCTTCCCAAGAATCCGGATCTCGCATAGTAACATCATTAGCGATTCCTCTCCGTGTAATTCTCCGGTCATGTCGGCTCACGTTTTCGCAGCCGCAGCTGCCGCCTCGCCGAGAGGGGTCATCAACGTCGATACAAACAGTCCTAGAAACTGTCTATTAGTCGATGGTAACACGTTCTCGTCTCAGATTCAGATATCTTCCCCTCCGAATCTAGGCCCTAAGAGAAG GAAGAGTCAGGCAAAGAAGGTGGTGTGTATACCAGCGCCGGCTGCGATGAACAGCCGCTCAAGCGGTGAAGTGGTTCCGTCTGATCTGTGGGCTTGGCGTAAGTACGGTCAAAAACCCATTAAAGGCTCTCCTTTTCCAAG GGGTTACTATAGATGCAGCAGCTCAAAAGGTTGTTCAGCAAGGAAGCAAGTCGAAAGAAGCCGAACCGATCCAAACATGTTGGTGATTACATATACTGCCGAACATAACCATCCTTGGCCCATTCAACGCAACGCTCTTGCCGGTTCCACACGCTCCTCCTCTAACCCTAATTCCTCCAAATCCTCAACCGCAACCGCTCCAACCAATGGCCCTCCAAACAACACCCACTCGCCTTCCTCCGCCTCTCCTTCTCCTCTGCCAGCCTCCGCCGTCAAGGATgaacaaagagaagaagatatggaGTTGGAAAACGTAGAAAACGATTTCGGTAATCAGTTTTCTCCATATAGACCGGAGCTCCACGATCAGCATCAGCCAGACGATTTCTTCGCAGATCTTGAAGAGCTAGAAGAAGATTCTCTAAGCATGTTTCTTTCTCAAGGCGTCGCCGGCTACGGGAGCAATAAAACGACGGCGTCCAATGGGATCAGCGATTTCGTCGGTTGGTCTGGGGCAAATAATAGTAACGACGACCGAGACTTAAGGTCGTTCTAG